The window GAAGCGATTGGCCACGAAAAGGCACAAAGAGTCACAAAAAGTCTGTCGAATGGAGGGTCGGCTCTGCCATCGTGCTCTTGCGTCTTCTCGTGCCTTTTCGTGGCCCATCATAAAAACTCACATCACCCGCCGCACGGCGTCCTGCCAGCCAGCATACCGGCGGGCGGCCTCGTCGTCGGCGAGCTGCGGCTGGTAGGCCGTGGCGGTGAGCGGCAGCTCGCGCAGCGCGTCGAACGACTCGACCAGTCCCAGCCCCAGCAGCCCCGCCATCGCGGCGCCGCGGGCTGAGAAGTCGGCCGCGTCGGCGGCTTCGACCGTCAGCCGCGTGGCGTTGGCTACCATCTGCATCAATAAGCGATTGCGCGTGGCTCCGCCGTCGGCCCGGAGCACGGTGGACTCGGCGCCTTCGAACGGCGTCGCGTTGAACACATCGGCGACCTGGTAGGCGATCGACTCGAGCGCCGCGCGGCAGATGTGCTGCTTGGTTGTGTAGGCGGTCATGCCGACAATCGCAGCCCGGGCGTCGGGCTTCCAGTGCGGGGCGCTGAGCCCCGCGAAGGCCGGGATTAGGAAGACTCCACCGGAGTCGACGACCTCGGCGGCTAGTTGCTCGGACTCTTCCGCGGAGCTTATCAGCCCGAGCTGGTCGCGTAGCCAGGCGATGGTCGCCGCGGAGTAGTTGATCAGCCCCTCCCATGCGTATGTCGGCTTGCCTTGGTAGACCCACGCCAACGCGGCGACCGAGCCCCCGGGCGGCGTGGCGGAGCAGTCGCCGACGTTCCGCAGCACCGAGGTCCCAGTGCCGAAGGTCGCCTTCGACTCGCCGGGAGCGAAGCACCGCTGCGCGAACAGCGACGCCTGCGAGTCCCCCATCACGCCGCAGATCGGCGTCGGGCGAGGCAGGGCGCCGTCGAGTGTGGTCTGGCCGAACTCGGCGAAGCTCTCCCGCACCTCGGGCAGCGCGTCCATTGGCGTTTGGAACAGCTCGCAAAGCCGCGGGTCCCACCGCCGTTCGGTTAGGTGGAACAGCAGCGTGCGGCTGGCGTTGGTGTGGTCGGTGGCGAACACGGCGCCGCCGGTCAGCCGGTAGATGAGGTACGCGTCGATCGTGCCGAGGAGCGCCTCGCCGGCGGCGAGCTTGGCGGCGACCTCGGTATTGTTTCGCACGAGCCACAGCACCTTCGATGCCGAGAAGTACGAATCGAGCTTCAGTCCGGTCGCCTCCTGCACCCAATCGGCGTAGCCCTCGCGGCGGAGCTCCTCGCAGATCGAGTCGCTGCGGCGGCACTGCCAGACGATCGCCGGGCAGAGCGGTCGGCCGGTCGCGCGGTCGAAGACGACAAGCGTCTCGCGCTGGTTGGTGATCGACAACCCGATCGGCTGCTGGTCGGCGTTGCGGACGAGCACCGTCCGCGCGGCGGTCAGCACGTTCTGCCAGATCTCCTCGGCGTCGTGCTCGACCCAGCCCGGCTGCGGGTAGTGCTGCCTGTGATCGACCGACGCGGAGTCAACCACGCGGCACTGGTCGTCGAACAAGATCGCCTTGCTCGACGAGGTGCTCTGGTCGATGGCGAGCAGCACGCTCATCGCAGTGCCTCCTGCCGTGCGAGCAGCGATTGGGCCGCGGACGAAATCCCCTCTGCCGAAATACCGTAGTGGCGGAAGATGTCGGCCTGGCTGCCGGTCACGGTGTCCTCGTCGGGGACGCCGATGATCTTCAGCGGCGGCGCGCCGCCCAGCTCGACCATCACCTCGGCGACCGCGCCGCCCAGGCCGCCGTGCACCGAGTGCTCCTCGGCGGTCACGACCGCGCGGCAGTCGCGGGCCGCGTCCTCGACCGCCTGGCGGTCGAGCGGCCGCAGCGTGTGCATG is drawn from Posidoniimonas polymericola and contains these coding sequences:
- a CDS encoding FGGY family carbohydrate kinase → MSVLLAIDQSTSSSKAILFDDQCRVVDSASVDHRQHYPQPGWVEHDAEEIWQNVLTAARTVLVRNADQQPIGLSITNQRETLVVFDRATGRPLCPAIVWQCRRSDSICEELRREGYADWVQEATGLKLDSYFSASKVLWLVRNNTEVAAKLAAGEALLGTIDAYLIYRLTGGAVFATDHTNASRTLLFHLTERRWDPRLCELFQTPMDALPEVRESFAEFGQTTLDGALPRPTPICGVMGDSQASLFAQRCFAPGESKATFGTGTSVLRNVGDCSATPPGGSVAALAWVYQGKPTYAWEGLINYSAATIAWLRDQLGLISSAEESEQLAAEVVDSGGVFLIPAFAGLSAPHWKPDARAAIVGMTAYTTKQHICRAALESIAYQVADVFNATPFEGAESTVLRADGGATRNRLLMQMVANATRLTVEAADAADFSARGAAMAGLLGLGLVESFDALRELPLTATAYQPQLADDEAARRYAGWQDAVRRVM